The sequence CACAGCTTCTCAAACCATTAATCAACAAAAACAATCGATTAATCAAAACACCAACAAAATATTAAGAAAAAGAAAACAACCACAACCCCTATCCAAACAACCAACTAAACACCATCACAACTACTGGGCACAATGGTACACCAGTTTCCACCACAAAGCGCTCAACGGGCACAAGGGAACACCAGTTTCCACCACAAAGCGCTCGAAGGCGAGTAAGGTCCACAAAATAATTTTTAAGTATACGATAATAGTCTAAAAAAGTTAGTCTAAAAAAGTCCTTCGTGAACCCTCGAGCCCCTGGAGCTCTTCGTGGTGAAAAACCCGTGTACAATGGTTACTTTTATGATAGACTTGATCAAAGATGAACTGACATATATAAAAGAATTGATACGAATTAATGAACTTACGGGATAGAGTACTAAGCGCATGAGAATTTCCAACTTTTCTAAGATCAGGGTAAACCGTTTATCGCAATGCAATGGCGGTCGTTTTTCTATCTGGTCCATATAAGCTTTTATCACAAAATCTATCAACTATAGGTGTCATTAGATTACCACAAAAGGTGTTAGAGATGGCAAGATATACTGTAGATGAGTTCATAAACAAGACATCTCAAAAGGATAAAGGCGAAGGATTATTCGAACTCGAGACAGATCGCCTGCTCGAGGTCAATCTCAACGGGATGATCTGGACCAAGATGGGTTCCATGGTAGCATATAACGGAGGCATCAAGTTCGAGCGTGAAGGCATGCTCGAGCACGGGCTGGAAAAATTCCTGAAAAAAGCTATCACGGGTGAAGGCGCGCACCTGATGAAAGCCGTCGGTAACGGAAAGCTGTACCTGGCGGACGAGGGTAAAAAGGTAATAATACTTAACCTCGAGAACGATTCGATCATAGTTAACGGCAATGATCTTCTGGCATTTGAACCGAGCTTAAACTATGACATCAAGATGATGAGAAGAGTATCGTCCATGATGGCCGGCGGAATGTTTAACGTAAAGCTTGAGGGCACGGGCATGGTGGCGATAACGTCCCATTATGAGCCTTTGACGCTTGTAGTGACTCCGGAAAGGCCTGTTATGACCGACCCCAATGCTACGGTAGCATGGTCAGGCAACCTTATGCCGGACTTAAGGACGGACATTACATTTAAGACGATTTTAGGCCGCGGCAGCGGCGAGTCATTCCAGATGGAGTTCAGGGGCAGCGGCTTCGTAGTCGTCCAGCCTTATGAAGAAGTATACTTTCAAACGACAACATCCGGATAAAAGCGGTATCGGTCCCATGGCGGGATCGATAGACATTTTCACCTGACGTGATAAGGTCCCGGGTTGATACGCATCAAACCCGGAATTTTTTATTGACTTAATTCCCTTTTTTAATGGCTGACATCGCACATTATACGCCCCATATGCATCAGTAATAATTATATTATTTTGAATATATTAATTAAAAGTGCTTTTAGGCATAGATGATGCAAATGGCATTCGATCTTGTTAAAAAGGCCATAAAAGACGTTGATAAGTACATACAGGACATACAGCTTGCCATTCATGAGAAGAAAGACATCTTCATCCATGGAAATTTCAGATATTCAGGGTTCTTAAAGAATAATTATCCCCTGTTCATAATACTGGGCATATTCGGGACTGTTACCGGCTACCTCAATATGTTTTTAAAAGAAGAGACAATGCGCCCTCTGAATGATACGCTTAGCGGCCAGGTGCCCGGATTAAACCTGAACCTGACGCTGGCTAACGCCACAAGGACGCTAAATGAGTCAATAGGCGGGCAGATCTACACGATACCCTTACTGAACGCCACATCGAGGGTGCAGATATTGCTTAGCACCCTGCCGTCAAAGCAAGCCGACCTGATCATAGGCGTCGTCACTTCGCTCCTGCTTTTTGTGATAGTCGCTGTGGTCATATTATGGGAGGCGATGGTCTATACGGAAAGTGTCAGCGGACCGTCCGGAAGCCACTTTAGCTTCGTCATGAGACTGTCGTTCGTATTATTGTTCGGCTTGCTTATCGTAGTGTTCCTGTCTTACATATTAAGGAACTACGGTTTATTGATAAAGGGATTACTTGAAATAATATCCGGATCCCTCGGCGTTTATCTGATATTTATGCTCATAAAAAAATCAAAAGACCTTACTGCATGGCTGATCATGTTCCTGTGCGTTGACCTTGCAGTAATATCGTTGAAGCTATACGTTCCGTTCATCATTATTTTTATAAGGGTATTAGGCATTGCGTCACTGATCTTGCTTATTTTCTCGATACCGTTTATGATACGTGAGCGGATCACCGAACATATAAAACATATGTAAACAGATATCGGCAGGCGGACAATTATCGGAATATCATAAAGTAAATTTTTTAGGTAATGATATCAAAAAACTAAAAAAATTAGATAAAATTTTTTTATTTGAATATCTGATAGTATAAATTTTATACCATATACCTTAAAAGTTATATATAGGATATATCATTGTTTCATTGTGGTCCAATGAAACAGATCGCATCATGTAAAAATGCAGACACAGTTTACCCGGATAATTCCGGAGTTCATGCAATTCCAGTATTCGAGATCAAAAGGAAGAATTTTAACATTGCAGGGACATATCCTAAGGACCCGGATTGCAGAAGGGTGTCCAGCCTTTATGCGGACCACAGCACCTATGGCTGCGTTGACGCGGCAATACGGGAACCTGTACGGATCCTGAACGAGGAGTTCGGGCTTAATACTTTATGGTCCTGTGAAGGGCATGAGCCGGAATGGAAAGCCAACGGCGGCATATTAGGGTTCATGTATGATGAAAAGGGCAATGTCGTCGGACGATGCTCACAGGAGTCATATATAGCCCTCTCAGAGATGTATATTGAAAATGTGGATAAGTTCGTCTTATACCTGAGGTCTATCGGCTTTGGGGAAGGTTCCACGCTCAGGCCTTTATGCAAAGGCAAATATTATAGCGTCTACTTAAACTTCCCGAACGGGCATCTTGAATCGGACATCAAGTACGGGCCGGAATGTGAAACGGCAACGGTGTTTTTACGCGTGGGCCCGCATAACGTGAATATGGATAATGCGGGATGGAATGAGCATAACGGTACCCGGTTCAAGAACCTTTGCGAAGCAGTCTCGGGAAACCCCGCTTTCAGCCAGGAAGAATGGGACAGTATCAGGGATGCCGGATGGGAGATATGGTTAAATATAATTTCTAACTTCACCTGAAAAGCAGTATATCTCAAAAACCCTGGCACATGCTTAAACAATGCCGTTCATATCGGCTTATTTTAGAATTTTATCGTTTTAAATATTATTAGTGTTATTTATAAATCAATTAAATATTAATGTATATCTTGATCTGGTGGTGATATACATGCCTGAATTCTCAAATGCTTTTTCCGGTCTGGCGAACGATAGAAAACTAACCCATGAAGAGCTTATCCGCGCTATCCGCTATATGGTCGCTGCAGAATATGAGGCAGTACAATTATATGTGCAGTTAGCCGAATCTATTGATAATAAACTGGCACAGGCTGTGTTACGTGATGTTGCCGACGAGGAGATCGAACACGCCGGAGAGTTTTTAAGGCTCCTGAAGGAGCTGTCGCCGGAAGAGTATAAGAAATATGACGAAGGGGCCGAAGAAGTAGAGGAAATGATAAAAAAGGTTAAAAAATAGCTTATCATTTTTAATATTTTCCATTTTTCCCTGTCCGCTGCATTAACCTGTTTTATATATGTTAAGGTAAAATATTTCAATAATGGTAAGCGAGAACGATGAGAATAATGACCTGTTAAGCCGGTACAGGTCGATACTTACTTTAAAAGGATACAATGTATTGATACTAAGAGAGAATATCTTCGCTGCTATCGAGAGACTTCTTGCGGCTCGTGAGAAGCCGGACATAGTGATCATTGACGGTAGTAATAGAAAAGAAAATTATTCCGCCTCAATAAAAAAGGTCAATTGCGAGTTCCCCGAAATAGAGTTCGTGATCGTTGCCGACGACAAAGAACTGGAAAAAGAAATAAATGATAAGGGAGCTGAGTGCGTTTTTAAAAATCCCCGATCCCTTATGGCCATATTAAGAAAAAGATTTTAAGCCTATTGTTTCCAGACAGATGCCTTCTTTGTCCAGCTGCTGTCGGGGAATTTTGACTTCAGTTCGTCATGTGCCCGGTTCAGGTTTGACACGTCTTGAGATTTTTTATACAGGGCAACTCCCTTGTAGTACATCGCTTCAGGCACAAGCTCGGTTCCGGAGAACATATCTATGACCTTCTGGAAGCATTTTGAGGCCTTGTCAAAGTTCTCTTCCTTGAAAGCCAGTTTTCCTTCGCCTAAAGTCAATTGTGCCCTGAATTCATCCTGCGGAAGATATCCGACCCACCTGTATGCCTCGTTCCCGTTGTCGTCGGCGATTATGAATGTCGGTGTCCATTCGATGTTGAATCTCTTTTTAAGGTCCTGGACCTCCGGCTCGCTTACTTCATACATCTGGGGGACGAACCTGTCCTCAACATGGCTCATGACCTTTTTTTCCGGAAGTGTTTTCTGTATGGTCATCTGGCATCCGCTGCACATTTCCGAATGGAAGAACAGCAGTAAAAGCTTACCGGACCGTTTCGCCTCGTCCATTGCCTTATTAAAGTCACTGCCCCACCTGATCTTTTGCTCCATCATAGCTATTCACCAGAGTTACATGAACCTGTGTTAAAATAAAATTATGCAAAATTAAACATAAATATATTTATTATATAAAAATAAGCGATAGCACATCATATATAAGTTGCTTTAACCTCTACCGGCGTCACATTCCTGATAGATGGCAGTATCACTACGAACCTGCTGCCGTTCTCCATTTTACCAGGAACGCGATCCTCGACCCACACTTTGCCTCCAAAATGCGTGACCAGTGTATTGACAAGGTATAGGCCGATACCGCTGCCCTTGTCCTTACACGGGCCCTTATAAAGGCGGCCGAATATTTTTTCCTTTATATCATCGGGAATGCCCGGACCGTTATCCTCGACATATACTCCCAGGTATTCGTTACCGCCCTCAAAAAGGTGTTCAAGCACTATATTTATCTTAACATGCTTATCGGAATGCTTGATAGCATTGTCGATAAGGTTTGTAAAGACGTCCCTTAAAAGCTCGTTGGCAAGGACAAAACAGTTACAGCAGGGCTCGTAACTAATGGATACGCCCCTTATTGACTCGTCCTTATATTGTTGAGTGATGTCTCCCAGCATTTTTCCGAGATCGATCACGTCAGTCCTTAAGTTTGAATATTTCGCGCGCTGTATCTTCCTGACATTATCGATGAGCAGAGAGCTGTTTTTCATCATTTCCAGCGGCTTTGATATTAAGGGTTTATCCCCATCGTTCAGCTCGATCTTCTCATTGGCGATCTCAAGGTAGCCCATAGCTACATGGTTCATATTGTTAATGTCATGGGCCATAAGATCGAGGTATAGCTCGGCCTGCATCTTAGCATCCCTGAGCTCCTCCTCCGCCCTTTTACGCTCGGTTATGTCTATGCCCAGTTCCAGGACCAGCGGGGATCCGTCCAGGTCATAGAAAGGATAATCATATATCTGATAGGTCTTTCCTGAGTCGCTGGTCCATTCCCATGAAACCGGCTCTTTTGTAATAAATACCTCCATCGTCGGGCATATCTTGCTTGAATTCTCCCGATCGTGCAGGACCTGAAAACAAAACTTGCCTGCCGGCTCCCCGAAATTATCTATGAAATATTTATTTGCGAACTTTATAGTATGGTCCGGCCCCTGAAGGTATACGAAAGCAGGCAGAGAGTCAAGTAATGAGAATAACCTCTTGCTCTCAGCCTCGACAGCCTGTTCCGCCCTCTTATATTCCGTTATGTCTCGTATAGTCTCTATAGCGCCGATGACATTTCCGTGAGAGTCATACAGAGGAGTGGCTTTTGCCCAGATATATGTGCCACCTTTCAGATCAGGTATAAACACCTCTGCCACCAGCGTACTGTTTTGCTTATTAACGTAATCGTACTTTTCTTCTACCGATATGTCCGGATTTAACACAAGATCGATCAGCTTAGGCCTTCTTTCCCCGTAAAACGGGATCGAGTATTCGTATTCGCCTTTTCCCAGCATACTTGCCGACGACACACTCGTGATCTCCTCGATCGCCCGGTTCCATGTGATGACACGACCCTTACTGTCTACGACGAAGGTAGCGTCAGGCAGGAAGTTAATTATGTCGGATAGCTGCCTTTCTGAGTTTATGATCGCTTCTTCTATACGCTTACGTTCCTTGATCTCATCCTGAAGTACCTTATTAGCTTCTGCTAGCTCTGAGGTGCGATCGACGACTCTTTCTTCAAGTTCGTCACGAGCTTTAAGAAGCGCTTTTTCAGCCTCCACCCTTTCCGTGATGTCACGGCCGATCACGACAAGGCCTCTGCGGCTGCCGTCAGGATGGAAAAGCGGGACCTTGATGACATCAAAAACATCGACCGAGCCGTCAGGCTGCGGTATCATTTCCTCGCCATGAATTGTCGTACCTGTCTCCCATGTCTTCTCGTCGGACTCATAGCATCTGATGAACGCATCCAGGTAAAATGGGCTGTGCTTTGCCAGCTCCAGATCGGTCTTCCCTTTATAGTCAACGCCTTCAAGCCCGAAAAACTCCAGGTCGGACTTGTTGGATTCTATCCATCGGCCTTCTCCGTCCTTAAAGCATACCATATCCGGCATAGCATTTATCAACACACGCAGCTGTTCTTCGCTACTTCTCAGCGCATTTTCC is a genomic window of Methanooceanicella nereidis containing:
- a CDS encoding AIM24 family protein; translated protein: MARYTVDEFINKTSQKDKGEGLFELETDRLLEVNLNGMIWTKMGSMVAYNGGIKFEREGMLEHGLEKFLKKAITGEGAHLMKAVGNGKLYLADEGKKVIILNLENDSIIVNGNDLLAFEPSLNYDIKMMRRVSSMMAGGMFNVKLEGTGMVAITSHYEPLTLVVTPERPVMTDPNATVAWSGNLMPDLRTDITFKTILGRGSGESFQMEFRGSGFVVVQPYEEVYFQTTTSG
- a CDS encoding ferritin family protein, with product MPEFSNAFSGLANDRKLTHEELIRAIRYMVAAEYEAVQLYVQLAESIDNKLAQAVLRDVADEEIEHAGEFLRLLKELSPEEYKKYDEGAEEVEEMIKKVKK
- a CDS encoding thioredoxin fold domain-containing protein, producing the protein MMEQKIRWGSDFNKAMDEAKRSGKLLLLFFHSEMCSGCQMTIQKTLPEKKVMSHVEDRFVPQMYEVSEPEVQDLKKRFNIEWTPTFIIADDNGNEAYRWVGYLPQDEFRAQLTLGEGKLAFKEENFDKASKCFQKVIDMFSGTELVPEAMYYKGVALYKKSQDVSNLNRAHDELKSKFPDSSWTKKASVWKQ
- a CDS encoding sensor histidine kinase: MVKKENPKKSAHKGIAQVKPSGSDYRTIYDSANEGIYIHEISAGRIIDANDAACKMFGYTRDELLKHTVEELSSGEPSYGQESAMSLILKAAAGEPQFFEWNFKRKTGETFWGEVNLKRIIFEGQDSVLAIVRDISERKAAEKVKSLLATIVESSHDAILSKTLDGIVTSWNLGAERIYGFKSKEIIGKHISVIIPPSRQDELSWILDNIRKGNRIDDHETIRRRKDGSIITVSLTIAPVFDSEGKVIGLSSIARDITEKKKAELELRKTRDELELRVQERTRELANANKALIAEINDKKRAENALRSSEEQLRVLINAMPDMVCFKDGEGRWIESNKSDLEFFGLEGVDYKGKTDLELAKHSPFYLDAFIRCYESDEKTWETGTTIHGEEMIPQPDGSVDVFDVIKVPLFHPDGSRRGLVVIGRDITERVEAEKALLKARDELEERVVDRTSELAEANKVLQDEIKERKRIEEAIINSERQLSDIINFLPDATFVVDSKGRVITWNRAIEEITSVSSASMLGKGEYEYSIPFYGERRPKLIDLVLNPDISVEEKYDYVNKQNSTLVAEVFIPDLKGGTYIWAKATPLYDSHGNVIGAIETIRDITEYKRAEQAVEAESKRLFSLLDSLPAFVYLQGPDHTIKFANKYFIDNFGEPAGKFCFQVLHDRENSSKICPTMEVFITKEPVSWEWTSDSGKTYQIYDYPFYDLDGSPLVLELGIDITERKRAEEELRDAKMQAELYLDLMAHDINNMNHVAMGYLEIANEKIELNDGDKPLISKPLEMMKNSSLLIDNVRKIQRAKYSNLRTDVIDLGKMLGDITQQYKDESIRGVSISYEPCCNCFVLANELLRDVFTNLIDNAIKHSDKHVKINIVLEHLFEGGNEYLGVYVEDNGPGIPDDIKEKIFGRLYKGPCKDKGSGIGLYLVNTLVTHFGGKVWVEDRVPGKMENGSRFVVILPSIRNVTPVEVKATYI